The DNA region ctcgTAGAGGTCATGAGGAAATTTTTCTGATCCAAATGCTAATTTATGCCCGACGTGAAATTCGACGTTGGGTTTCTGGGCTAGGATGAACGTACAGTGTTATAATAATCACGTGTACATTTATTTCCCCTGTTCTGCAGGTTTAATGCGTTCCATGCTGAGAATAAGAAACCTATGCACAGGGAGTGTGGCTTCATCAGAATACAACCAGGCGGCAACAGAGTAGCCTTCATTATAGCACAGAACTCAGGTACGAGACTGTTCAATGCTTAGACCTAGCCTATACTTACCCCTCAGATAATTTAGAACGTTGCCCAAGTGGGACTTGAATCTGCAAATCTTTAATTTGTCAGTTCAACTAAGCTATTAAACCAGGTCTGAACCTCTAATCTCAGATAACCCAAATCTGAAGTCTCACGTAATTAGTCACCGGCTCGATTTTAAGTTCTGGTTCCATACGTAttgagagaagagatgaggagcAGAACAAGAagttccaccctctctctttgcaaGTTATGGCCAAACGTTCCCTCCAAATTTCAAAAGATGCcaacacctttttttttttttttttgtccaaaTAACCAGTGACAAAACACCGGAACTACTGCTGCTCATTATCCCATTAGTCCCGAACAGATTCAACAGTATCAGTTATTTTTGCATAGATCTGTCCATGAGATCAGAACCTCCTATAAATCTGGTGTTCTCTTCTCTACAGGCCTGGTGGAGATTGAGGAAGGAGATCTGACTGGACAGCAGTTAACTTTACACACCCATGCCCTGGCCAGAACCTCCTTCGCTAAAGAACCCCATGTACAGCAGGTGAGACTGCCACTTTCTAGTCTGTTGATACTCTTTTCGATCCAGCAAAATTTGGCCTATGCCCCTAATAGATATTCAATGGTTGGTCGAAAAACAATTTACCGCTTTGCTATTTCCTTATCTGTAAATACCGGGGAGTTTAGGGCTTGGGCTTAGAAGCTACCTTGTGCAAAGTTGCTTACAACTTTCTGGTTCTTTTGGATCTTGAAATTTGTTATGTCAAGTTTTACAAAATTGACAGATCCAATAAAGTGTTACAGAATTTAACAAGCTCCCTTCCAATTGGATACTCTCTGGTGTCAAGTGCACTACTCTGGTTAAACCACAGTAATTAGGATTTGATGGATTCCTGTTCTCTCCCTCAGATTTCCAGAGTGTTCCAGCTGAGACCGGATGGGAAGCTTGAGCAGACTGTCTCCATGGCGATGGAAGGTGGGCCACTTATGCAGCATTTGCACATCACCTACCGCCGCTCCTCTTGACCACCAGGAGGCGACGGGAGTAATAACAAGCACTAGACTTTGTTCATTTGATTTTCCTGCCCCTTAATTAATGCTGATCTAGGTTAGTGTTCTCCCATTGGGGTTTGGGGAGGATAAACCGATTCTAGATGTGGTCATTGTGCCAAAAGACAGCTGCAACAAGTGATGTTTAAGTAAGTGTGTTCAACCCATAATCAAGTTGTCCTTCTCGGAGGCTGTATTGAACCCAATGGATAAGTTGAATAAAAACAAATGTAACAATCTAATTGTGGTGATTTCACTCCTGTTTACAGCACTTATCACGATAGTGTTTAAAAGTTTATTTTGCATATGAAAGTATATACAGCACAATAAGTCAACTGGACCACAGGAAAGATACTTTAAGATTCAATCATCACTACAGTATCTGAATAAAATACATTAAGATTTTAAAAGATCCAACATTCTAAAATATCCCCCATAAATCAACGGGAgagtattcattagggcacacgtAGCAAAAACATTGCAACAAAcaagtttcttattggacaaatgcAAGGTTGACCCCTCCCCGTTTCATTACTAGCAAATACAGCACTGTAAAGTGTGCAAAGCCTGGCTAGACGTGCATCCCACAACAGTAATAGCTCATCATACAATTCATGTCCTCTACAGTGGTGCAGCAAAAAAACTGTTGGATGCTTTGTCCATTTCTTCAGTGTAAAGTCCCAGAGATGATATGCTGTAGGTATCAGACTGAAGTGAGATCCAGAGGTATGAGCACCTACCAAAGTACTCACGCCAACACAGTAGTGGAAAATGCATTACGACACTGAAAGATACATGGTTCTGTACAACTACTGAGCAAAAGTTCATAATCTGAAGTGTATGGGTCATTCCACAAAATAAGTTCCTTTGAGTCCCtttattttgtgcacaaattattttaaaagcctgttatattaaatgaagtgccctttttaatatagaccacatggaaaatTAAACAAAATGACAAATTCAGCATTTTGACTTCTAGTCTGATGCATCATACGGGCTACATTTCTATATTTGGAAAGTTATACATCAAACTTTGTcgttgacatgcaaaacattttgggcctcaacaatggactaatgaaacaaataccaagaCTGGGTGGAATTTTCTGAAGTTGATCATCTGCTCGTCGCACTAAAAAGGGCACCTAATTGGTGGAACTACCCAAATGAAATACTCTTTGGAAGAAGAGCAgtcattgtttgtacaaatgtGATACTGTGACTTGGCAAGAAGGAAAGTCACTGTTTAGACAGTCATCAATCTTCCAGAAAATGTGTTCCATCAGGACTTCAAGTGTTCTTTCAACCTGGAATTCTTCTCCCAAGTCTTTTCATGGCTCCTTCATAATGTAGATGTACAGTGTTGATAGAAAGTGCTTGCAGGATTGGGCAACGGGAGACAGCCAATGGGTCTGAGGAACGGCATCTAACTTCACCACACACCTCTTAATGTCCGTCTGGAAAAAGACAGGTCACATTGGAAATGCTTAAGAGAAACTGTCAGGACATTCTTTGCATCCTCCATCCTTCTCAACATGCATAGAAGGTCAGAAAAATAACCTTAGATTTAAGATATTTGAAGGATGGCGATGTAAGGAATCAAGAAAAGACAATTGAGAAGCCAAAATCTCTGGTAATGTTACCCATACACTTCCACTGAACCGCTAGAGGGCAGCATAGGCTAAACTCTGCATCCTTCAAAAGACTACGTTGAGGGGAAGGTCTGCTGCGCTTCAATGAGCATCCTGCTTCGAATACGCCGACagcgtcattgcattttggtacaccagaatgaCCATAATTTCCAATAAAACGCTGcgattgcgttgcagaggcagcgCGTTCGGTGTGGTGCATACATAGGATTTATCGAACAAATGTTtgcgtagacggcttgacagaaatggtagcagaaggtgaacgTTAAACTTTTGTTGCATACATATCCAGATGAAGCTGCATACTATTTTGCgcaatgacgctgtcggtgtgttcgaagaaCCACAACGATGTGGTAGTTACGAAACAAAACTGCCCCTTGGTCAACAACAGTCCAGCCACTCACCCATCCTCCGCGTTTCTTCAGCCAAGGGGCCAGGTTATTGCGGACAAACTGGCCCAGGCTGTCCACTATGGTTTGGACCGTAGCTGGCTGGTTCTGTCGCACGCAGTCCACCGCCAGAGCCCCAGCCACGGCGTACATAGATACCACCTTCCCCCATGTGATACCTATGGACGGGAGAGCGAGAATCACGGATCAGTTGGCTGATTGTGGTTATTTGATCATGATGCTTCATACTATTTATTACAATACTGCAACATTAATGAAAAGAACATAGCTCATATCAAAACAGTTGAGGTAGTTAGACTGCTGATAAGTGTGTATTGCAGTTCACCAGTCCCAATTCAAATACAGTGGGGTCCGAAATTGACACCATTGATATAAAGATAAGCAAAAATGACCAAATTAAATCAATCAAATACTGAGCTAAACAGAGGGGTATTTATATTTTATAGTAATACAGTGGCTCAGAGAAAGATTAATTGTTAAACAATCTAAACAAACATTGACGCTCGTTTTCAATGCGTTAactgcactgagcctttttctaaaatggtttATGAGTTGTAGAACACTGGGGGGGATAGACCATTCTTCCATACAcaatccttccagatccttgatgtCCTTCATCTGAGTTTATGGTGGGCCTTCTTCCATTCataccacaggttttcaatggatttcaagtccggagactgagatggccattgcaaaatgttgctTTTTGTGGCCAATAAACCATTTATTTGCATATTTTGATGTGTaaagccaagtttcagcctcctggtactgggtaaagttcacgGTGCCGATGATCATAAGAGCTCTATTTTCCTGTCGTGACCAAAAGCTCCAGTTCAAATCCATGTGCAAATGCCATTTAGCAAACAGGCATTTATATTTGTTGGATGACAAGAAAATACACTTTGGCCATGCACAGCAGTGGTGGGCGTCGCAATAAGAATACATGAGCAGAAaataaccccatacctactgtaaaataggatggtggatctttgatgttatgagtctattttgcttccactggtcctggggcccttaaggtcaatggcatcatgaactttccccagtaccaggacattttagccaaaaacctggtttccTCTGCCAGGCGGCTGAAactcttccagcaagacaatctCCCCAAGCACGCTTATCCATGGAAGAAGGCCCACCATCAACTCAGATGAAGGacatcaaggatctggaaggattgTGTATGGAAGAcctacaaagaaatggttaattggcaacaaaaatcaacattttgcattgACATCTCAGTCTCCACTCTCCggacttgaaacccattgaaaacctgtggtttgaagtattgaaaacaggggtgtcaatcgTTTTGACGCCTACCtttgagaaatgtttgcaaatttttaTTAAGGGTGTCAATTTCGGACCCCATTGTACTTTATTTTAAATTGCTCTACTTCTACATGCTGCAGTCTAGTGCAGAGATAGTACCAAGACACTGCATACTGCAGAAGTGAACTGTACAGTATGTCCATTAtccagagagaaagagcaagacgGTCGCATCAGAGCTCTACATCAAAGAAATGGTCATTAGTTTCCTAGTAAAGCCGTTTGGCTATCAGCCCTGTTATGACTGTGATGCTTGAAGAACAGAAAAACCTGCACTCACTGAAATAGTCTGCTTTGATGTATATATGTTTAGCATCAGAGGTCAGAACAAACGCGTTTCGGTGGCATCCTTCATCAGCGTTTAGAGAAGAGGCATTGGCCCAtatttatagatgacatcacactGTTGTACTGCTTCTTTCTTTGCAttatagtcatttagcagacgctcttatccaaagcgacttacaggagtgattagggttaagtgccttgctcaaagccATAGACATATTTTTCACTTAGtctgctcagggattcgaaccagaaacctttcggttactggcccaatgctcttaaccgctgggGTACCTAACGCCATTTTTCATAATCATTATTTACATTCATTTTTCTACTATTTT from Salvelinus fontinalis isolate EN_2023a chromosome 26, ASM2944872v1, whole genome shotgun sequence includes:
- the thap4 gene encoding THAP domain-containing protein 4; its protein translation is MACPFHQSAELNPALLALDWLLGVWESDEPGEGSFSSIPPFRYNERLHFSHVGQPVINFMFNAFHAENKKPMHRECGFIRIQPGGNRVAFIIAQNSGLVEIEEGDLTGQQLTLHTHALARTSFAKEPHVQQISRVFQLRPDGKLEQTVSMAMEGGPLMQHLHITYRRSS